A region of the Gammaproteobacteria bacterium genome:
CAACAACGCCCTCCTGCCCGGCTTCATCGACTCGCACGGCCACTTCCTGGGCGCGGGGCGCGACCAGACCTCCCTGGGGCTGCACCCCCCGCCGGTGGGCGACGTCAACAACATCGACGACGTCGTGCGCAAGGTCCGCGCGTGGATCGACGAGCACGACATACCGCCCGGCGAGGTGGTGACCGGGCGCGGCTACGACGACTCGCTGCTGGAGGAGGGCCGGCACCCCACGCGCGAGGATCTGGACCGCGCTTCGACCGAACATCCCATTATCCTCACCCACGTGTCGGGCCACCTGACCACGACCAACTCCGCCGCGCTCGCGGCCAGCAACATTACCGCCGACACCCCCGATCCGCCCGGCGGGCACGTCCGCCGCATGGAGGGCTCGATGGAGCCCAACGGGGTGCTGGAGGAAACCGCCCGCGGACTGCTCGCATTCGATCGTCGCGCCACCCCGTCAGGCGAGGAACTCGACGAGCTGATTCGCCGGTCGATCGACATCTACCTGAGCCACGGCACGACCACCATCCAGGACGGCGGGACCGGACCGGCGCAGGCCGAGGCGTTCCAGGCGGCAGCGAACCGCGAGCCCTTCAAGGCGGACGTCGCGGCTTTCGCGCGCTTCAACGAGACGCCCACGGACCTGGCGAGCATAGGCTACACGCGCGACTACCAGGGCGGCTTCCGGGTCGGCGGGGTGAAGCTGATGCTCGACGGCTCCCCGCAGGGCCGCACGGCATGGGTCACGATCCCCTACGAGGAAGGCCCCCCGGGTGCCCCGCCGGATTACGTGGCATACGGCGTCATGATCCCCGACGCGTACAAGGCGGCCGCGGGCGAACTCATCCGGGGAGGCATTCCGATCATCGTGCACGCCAACGGCGACGCGGCCATGGACCTCATGATCGACGGGGTGGACGCGGCGGTTGCGGGCATGGATCCGATGCCCGACCACCGCTCCGTCATCATTCACGCGCAGCTCATGCGCGCCGACCAGCTGGATCGTGCCGCCGTCCTGAACGTCGTTCCCTCGTTCTTCGCGGCGCACGCCTTCTTCTGGGGCGACTGGCACCGGATCAGCTTCGGCGAATATCGCGGCAACAACACCAGCCCCATGGGCTGGGCCCTCGAACGGGGGGTGAACTTCACCATCCACAACGACGCGTCCGTGGTCCCGCCGCACATGATGCGCCTGGTGTCGATCGCGGTGAACCGCAAGACGCGCAGCGGGCACATCCTGGGACCGCATCAGCGGCTGACGGCGATGCAGGCCCTGCACGCGGTGACGCTCGGAGGTGCCTACCAGTACTTCGAGGAGGATACCAAGGGCTCGATCACGGTCGGCAAGCAGGCGGATCTGGTGATCCTGGACGAGAACCCGCTGACCGCGGACCCGGAGAACCTGGAGTTCATCCCGATTCTGGAGACGTTCTCGCGGGGCAGGTCGGTATTCTCGATGTAGCAGTGCCGGAGAAGCGGGCCGCCGCTCACCTCACGGTGACGGAGCGGATTTCGTCCGAGCCCAGAAAGCGGTCGCCTTCGTTGGTGTACCACTCGCGGTAGCGCGGGAGGCGCAGACCGTCCCCTTCGGCCAGCCCCTCGAAGGTGATGTACTCTCCGTCGTTGGCCCTCTCGTCGTGGTAGAAGCGGCAGCCCACGAGTTCCGCGGTGTCCGCATCGAAGTAGAAGTACCAGGTGTCGCCGCCCACCTGCGGATCGTAGGTCACCCGCACCGCCTGGACGTCCCGCCCCTCGAACGTCGTCTCGGCCACCTCCGGGTCCAGACGGGCACCGGGATCCGCGATCTTCATGGGCAGGCCGGCCAGAAAGCCGTAGTAGCTGCGCCAGAAAACGCCGTCCTCGCGGTCGAGCCGCATTCGAGCGAGAGTCTCTCCGTCCGGCGAACCGTCGCCGTCCACCGTGGCGGCCCAGACCTCGCCGGAAACCTCGTATTCGATACTCGATCCCGCATAGCGACCGGAAAGAGCAAAGTCGCGTTCATCCGCGCCGAAACGGAGTTCCACGGACACGCGCTCGCCGCCATCGGAGCCGGTGCCGAACCAGGCCATGTCGATGGCTCGCGAGCCCCAGATTCCTTCAGGGTCGTGCAAGGCGATCGAGCGCTGGACCAGCTGCGCCGCCGGGGAATCGACCACGCCGGCTCCACCTGGCGCCTCGTCCCGGGTTCCACATCCGGACGCGGCGAGGATGACCAGGCCGAGGCCGAGAAGGCGACCGGACGCCCGCTGTCGTGGGTCGTGCGGAAGAGCGAGCATGTGGGTCTCCGACCTCCTATGCCCCGCCAGGGACTCGAACCCCGAACCTACTGATTAAGAGTCAGTTGCTCTACCAGTTGAGCTAGCGAGGCGGGCAATGTCGCGCCGGGCAGGTAACCTGCGCCGCGCCAGGTCGGGGGTCAAGGTCAGAAGGCGGACAGCCCGGTCATCGCCTGTCCCAGGATGAGGGAATGGATGTCGTGCGTGCCCTCGTACGTGTAGACCGACTCGAGGTTGGCCATGTGACGCATGGCCGAATACTCCACCAGGATGCCGTTGGCGCCCAGCAGCCGCCGGGCCTCCCGCGCCACCTCGCAGGCCATGTGGCAGTTGGCCCGCTTGGCCAGCGATACCTGCTGCGGCGTGGCTTTGCCCTCGTCCTTCAGGCGGCCGACCTGCAGTGCCAGCAGCTGGCCCTGGGTGATGCCGGTGAGCATGTCCGCGATGCGCACCTGCTGGATCTGCTTGGCGCCGATCACGGTGTCGAACATGACGCGTTGCGTGCTGTAGCCGAGCGCCTCGTGGAAGCAGGCCATGGCGGCGCCCACCACGCCCCACGCGATCCCGTAGCGCGCTTGGGTAAGGCACATGAGCGGACTCTTGAGACCCGTGCTGCCCGGCATGAGCGCGTCGTCCGGAACGTGCACGTCCTGCAGCGCGAGCTCGCTGGTGTCCGAGGCGAGCAGCGAGAGCTTCCCGGTCTGGTCGCGCGCGCTGAAGCCGGGGGTGTCGGTTGGGACGACGAACCCGCGGATGCCCCTGGGGTTGTCGGGCGCGTCGGTCTGCGCCCAGATGACCGCGACATCGGCCATGGAGCCGTTGGTGATCCACATCTTGGTGCCGTTGAGCACCCAGCCGTCGGCGGTCTTCTTCGCGGTGGTGATCATTCCGCCGGGATTGGAGCCGTAGTCGGGCTCGGTGAGGCCGAAGCACCCGATGGCATCCGCCGAGGCAAGCCGGGGGAGCCACTCGCGGCGGTGCTCCTCCGAGCCGAAGGCATGGATGGGGTACATGACCAGCGCGCCCTGCACCGACACGAACGAGCGCAGCCCCGAGTCTCCACGCTCGAGTTCCTGCATGATGAGCCCGTAGGCGACGTTGTTGAGGCCGGCGCAGCCGTACTTCGCCGGCAGGTTGGCCCCCAGGACCCCGAGTTCGCCCAGCCCGGGGATGAGCGAGCGGGGGAACCTGCGTTCGTAGTAGGCCTCGCCGATGATCGGAATGACCTCTTCCTCCACCCACTCGCGGATGGCGTCCCGGATCATCCGCTCCTCCTCGCTGAGCGCGGAGTCCAGATCGTAGAAGTCGAAACCCTGAAATTTTTCCGCCATGAGGGTGCCCCTGTCGCCGACGGTCCTGGAGATGCGCAGGGAAGCTAACGGAAAACGAAGCGGACACGGAGATCGTCCCCTCCCCCGGCGTCCGTCAGGGCGAAGAGGCGCCTCGCGGGCTCAGCCGGTGCTGCCGGGATAGCGCTTCCTGTTGGAGCGCTCGATGCCGTAGAAGATCTCGCGGGCCAGCTTGCCGCCGATCCAGTAGGCCGCGATGACGGTGGCGATCCAGCCGCCGATCACCACGTCGGTCGGGCGGATGATGCCCCAGATGTAACCCGCCACGATCACCGCGAGCCCGGTTGCGGCGATGCGCGCCCTGCGGGTGGCGATCAGCCGGGCGCGGGCGCGACAGCCGACGCACCACAGAAGGCGGTCGACATCGCTGCGGTCGCGGAGTTCACCGCAGCGCGAGCACTGGATTTCGTCTGCGATCGAGTCACGAATGCCCATGGGTTTTCCGTCGTCCCTGTCGAAGCGTCTCGCCGGCCATTCGGTCAGGCTCATGCACCCGCAGTGCCGCCGCGAAAGGATGCTTCAGGCGGCCCGTCACGGCAAGGCGGCGCCCCCTTGCGGCGGTGTCGAGATTGCAGGTATCGTCGATCCCCCCCGGCAGACTAGTAGGGAAGCACCCGACAGAGGTCCGCCAGTGCAGACTCCCCAAGGCATGGCATGCGACACCTGATGAATCGAGGCGAATGTACCATGAGCCTGTTTCAGTATTTTCCGAAGAAAGTCGCCATCGTTTTTGTCCTCCTGGCATTGACGGCATGTGGCGACGTCCAGGACGTCACGGAACCGGAGCCACCGCGCGCGGTTTCGCTCTCGGTCTCCCCGGCCACGGTCGAGCTCGGCATTCCCGGTGAGACGGCGGAACTCACGGTGACCGTGCTGGACCAGCACGGCAATGCCTTCCCCGCCCCGTTTACGTGGTCGAGCGAAAACGCATCGGTCATCTCCGTGAACCAGGATGGCCTGGCGACGGCGGTCGCCCGGGGAACGGCCGCGATCAGGGTTGTGGCGGGAGACCTGAGCGCCGTGGTTCAGGTTTCGGTCAACAGCTCGTCGACCGACGGCGTCTGCAGCCGGACTCCGCAGGTTCGCGACGCGCTCATGGCCGCGACGAACCGCACGGAATGCGCACAGGTGAGCGCGGGACTGTTGGCGCGCCTCAGGCGCCTCGACGTCAGTGGTCCGCACCAGGACACCACTTCGGCGTCGGGTGCCGATTGCGCGGAAGCGGTCACGGATGAATTCCAGCGCGGCGGCGCGTCGACCTCATGCGAGTCCCGGCCATCCGGTCCTGCCGGGATCGGCACGGTATTCATGGACATGGCTGGAGCCGACGGCGAGGACGAGCGCATCATCTCCCTCAAGAATGGTGATTTCGAGGGCTTGAGCGGCCTCGTGTTCCTGGATCTCAGCCATAACTTCCTGCGAGGGCTGCCCGACAGCGTCTTCGCCGATGTCGCGAACCTCGACACCCTGAATCTCGAGGAGAACCTGCTGGCATCGCTCCCGGAAGGCGTTTTCCGAGCGCTCACCGGGCTGGAATACCTCGATCTTTCGGGCAACGCGCTGACCGCATTGCCCGACAGCAGCTTCAGCGGATTCACTGCTCTCAAGAAGCTCTACCTGCAATCCAACTGGCTGACCACCGTGCCCGAGGGGATCTTCGCCGACATGACGGCTCTGGACACCCTCTGGCTGGGTGGCAACGAACTTGAGACACTGCCCGACGGCGTCTTCGACAACCTCACCGAACTCAAGGCGCTCAGATTGTCGGGCAACCGCCTTTCCGCGTTGCCGGCGGGCGCCTTCGACGATCTGACCAGCCTGGAGTACCTGACGCTCTCGGCAAACCGCTTGACCGAGTTGAACGAAGGCGTCTTCGACAACATCACCGACGTCAGGAACCTGTATTTCAGCAGAAATCGGCTGGCGTCGCTTCCCGAGGGTGTTTTCGGCGGCCTCAGCGAACTCAACTACCTGTCGATCTACCTGAACCGATTGACGGAACTGGCCGACGGCGTCTTTGCCGACCTCACCAGCCTCGACACCCTTGCCGTTTCGTACAATCGGCTGAGCGAGTTGCCCGATGGCGTCCTGGACGGCCTCGACGACCTCGACTTGCTCAGCCTCGGCGACAACCAGTTGACCGAGTTGCCCGACGGCCTCCTCGACGACCTCGGCGATCTGACCGAGCTGTACATGCACCGAAACGACCTGACGCGACTGCCGGAAGGAGTCTTTCAGGGCACGCCCGATCTCAAGAATCTCTCTGTTTTCGGCAATGCGCTGACGGAGTTGTCTCGGGGCGTGTTCGCCGGCCTCGCCTCACTCGAGATTCTCTGGCTGGAGGACAATCTGACCGATCCCTTCCCACTTACCCTGGAAGCCGTCAGGACGGACAACGAGGACCCGCTGGCGGAAGGACCCGCACAGATCGGCATCGCGGTCAGGGAAGGCGCCCCGTTCGACATGCGCCTCGTGTTCGGCGCCCGCGGGGGCGAGCCGCGCTCGACGGTCGTCTCGATCGCCGCGGGAGACACGCTCAGCCGACTGGTTACCGTCACCCGCCGGGAAGGCAGCGTCTCGCAGTACATCCAGCTCGACTCCCTGCCAACCACGCCTGTGGACGAGTGCGTTGGCTTCCTCTGTTTCGAGGGCATCACGCCTGTCGCCGGCACACCGCTGGTGCTGGTCAACCCGCCGGATCTGAAGGTCGAAGCGCAAGCCGCCTACCTCGTCCAGGCTACCCAGTCCTACGCCGGCAAGGTGCCGCTGGTCGCGGACCGCGAGGCGCTGCTGCGGGTCTTCGTGACCGCCGACTTTCTGAACTCGTACCGTCCTTCCGCGCGGGCCACCTTCTTTCTCGATGACGAGGAGATCCACGTTGCCGACCTGAGCCCGCCTTCCGGCCTTCCGAGAAGGGTGGACGAGAGCAGCCTGAACGCCTCGTTCAACGCCATGATCCCCGATTCCGTCCTGCAGCCCGGCCTGGAGATGGTGGTCGAGATCGACCCGGACAGCACTCTGTCGACGCTCACGGGCAGCCAGATGCGAATTCCGGCGACGGGTCGCGAGTCGCTGGACGTGCGCGCGCTGCCCCCGCTCGACGTGACGCTCGTCCCGGTCGCGTTCGAATCGGAGACCAGCAAGGTCGACAATGCCCCGGTGGCCGCTCTGGTCGCGGACCTGGCCACCAGCAACTCCCACGCGGCGCTGCAGGAGACCCAGGTGGTGCTGCCGCTCTCCGAGTTGAATATCAGCGTGCGGGAGCCGTACACGACCCAAGCCGACACGGTGGAGGAGGGCGGCTTCGGACTTCTCGACGAAATCCAACTGCTCCGATTCATCGAAGCAGGCGGCACCAACGACTACTACCACGGTATCCTGGCCTTGCCGGCCTCGCGCTATCGGCCGGTGTGGGGCTTTGGGGGCGTCGCCTACATCGGCGGGTGGGCCGGCCTGACCCTGTCACACGTTGC
Encoded here:
- a CDS encoding amidohydrolase; the encoded protein is MSRSKQPLAVVAFALSLVFAGCAPQADPADTIFHGDNIVTMDPQQPAVEAVAVRGETIVAAGSMDDVMALQGPSTRVVDLGNNALLPGFIDSHGHFLGAGRDQTSLGLHPPPVGDVNNIDDVVRKVRAWIDEHDIPPGEVVTGRGYDDSLLEEGRHPTREDLDRASTEHPIILTHVSGHLTTTNSAALAASNITADTPDPPGGHVRRMEGSMEPNGVLEETARGLLAFDRRATPSGEELDELIRRSIDIYLSHGTTTIQDGGTGPAQAEAFQAAANREPFKADVAAFARFNETPTDLASIGYTRDYQGGFRVGGVKLMLDGSPQGRTAWVTIPYEEGPPGAPPDYVAYGVMIPDAYKAAAGELIRGGIPIIVHANGDAAMDLMIDGVDAAVAGMDPMPDHRSVIIHAQLMRADQLDRAAVLNVVPSFFAAHAFFWGDWHRISFGEYRGNNTSPMGWALERGVNFTIHNDASVVPPHMMRLVSIAVNRKTRSGHILGPHQRLTAMQALHAVTLGGAYQYFEEDTKGSITVGKQADLVILDENPLTADPENLEFIPILETFSRGRSVFSM
- a CDS encoding acyl-CoA dehydrogenase family protein, which translates into the protein MAEKFQGFDFYDLDSALSEEERMIRDAIREWVEEEVIPIIGEAYYERRFPRSLIPGLGELGVLGANLPAKYGCAGLNNVAYGLIMQELERGDSGLRSFVSVQGALVMYPIHAFGSEEHRREWLPRLASADAIGCFGLTEPDYGSNPGGMITTAKKTADGWVLNGTKMWITNGSMADVAVIWAQTDAPDNPRGIRGFVVPTDTPGFSARDQTGKLSLLASDTSELALQDVHVPDDALMPGSTGLKSPLMCLTQARYGIAWGVVGAAMACFHEALGYSTQRVMFDTVIGAKQIQQVRIADMLTGITQGQLLALQVGRLKDEGKATPQQVSLAKRANCHMACEVAREARRLLGANGILVEYSAMRHMANLESVYTYEGTHDIHSLILGQAMTGLSAF
- a CDS encoding DUF6503 family protein, with product MLALPHDPRQRASGRLLGLGLVILAASGCGTRDEAPGGAGVVDSPAAQLVQRSIALHDPEGIWGSRAIDMAWFGTGSDGGERVSVELRFGADERDFALSGRYAGSSIEYEVSGEVWAATVDGDGSPDGETLARMRLDREDGVFWRSYYGFLAGLPMKIADPGARLDPEVAETTFEGRDVQAVRVTYDPQVGGDTWYFYFDADTAELVGCRFYHDERANDGEYITFEGLAEGDGLRLPRYREWYTNEGDRFLGSDEIRSVTVR
- a CDS encoding leucine-rich repeat protein, encoding MSLFQYFPKKVAIVFVLLALTACGDVQDVTEPEPPRAVSLSVSPATVELGIPGETAELTVTVLDQHGNAFPAPFTWSSENASVISVNQDGLATAVARGTAAIRVVAGDLSAVVQVSVNSSSTDGVCSRTPQVRDALMAATNRTECAQVSAGLLARLRRLDVSGPHQDTTSASGADCAEAVTDEFQRGGASTSCESRPSGPAGIGTVFMDMAGADGEDERIISLKNGDFEGLSGLVFLDLSHNFLRGLPDSVFADVANLDTLNLEENLLASLPEGVFRALTGLEYLDLSGNALTALPDSSFSGFTALKKLYLQSNWLTTVPEGIFADMTALDTLWLGGNELETLPDGVFDNLTELKALRLSGNRLSALPAGAFDDLTSLEYLTLSANRLTELNEGVFDNITDVRNLYFSRNRLASLPEGVFGGLSELNYLSIYLNRLTELADGVFADLTSLDTLAVSYNRLSELPDGVLDGLDDLDLLSLGDNQLTELPDGLLDDLGDLTELYMHRNDLTRLPEGVFQGTPDLKNLSVFGNALTELSRGVFAGLASLEILWLEDNLTDPFPLTLEAVRTDNEDPLAEGPAQIGIAVREGAPFDMRLVFGARGGEPRSTVVSIAAGDTLSRLVTVTRREGSVSQYIQLDSLPTTPVDECVGFLCFEGITPVAGTPLVLVNPPDLKVEAQAAYLVQATQSYAGKVPLVADREALLRVFVTADFLNSYRPSARATFFLDDEEIHVADLSPPSGLPRRVDESSLNASFNAMIPDSVLQPGLEMVVEIDPDSTLSTLTGSQMRIPATGRESLDVRALPPLDVTLVPVAFESETSKVDNAPVAALVADLATSNSHAALQETQVVLPLSELNISVREPYTTQADTVEEGGFGLLDEIQLLRFIEAGGTNDYYHGILALPASRYRPVWGFGGVAYIGGWAGLTLSHVAGVYRGDGPFGSTLAHELGHNLSLRHAPGCGAGGPDPDYPYTDAYTGVWGVDFSTGGDFGRLISPARYRDFMSYCDPAWTSDFSFTKALEYRMGLPPAPTATAERGAVEKTLLLWGRVQDGELRLEPVFEWETPVKLPTSPGPYRLEGIDTTGGRMFSLSFTPDRIDHGGAGFLFAVPVEEGRADELARVTLTGPEGFTTLDRDGGGGGAIVTSRSTGRILSIVRDWSRVRPESLGGAAEVSVSRSVLVREVRER